One region of Bacillus zhangzhouensis genomic DNA includes:
- the ccsB gene encoding c-type cytochrome biogenesis protein CcsB, whose amino-acid sequence MAAVSENLLFAAFLFYLAAVPFFGGAIKGKKKEDGPRMNKAALIGITLTIIGFLSQLGYFISRWIASGHAPVSNLFEFTTAFGMMLVLAFIILYFVYQVSVLGLFTLPIALLIIAYASMFPSDISPLIPSLQSNWLYIHVTTAALGQAILSISFVAGVIFLLKHVDQTKPGKKTFGLELVMFMIVVTLVFIAVTSIFRMTGYEATFNWIDKNKEKSVMVYELPALVGPHKGELVTEDRLEPIVELPPVFSGRKVNTVLWSFGVGLIIYGLIRLIIRKRLSALLQPIVKQVNLDLVDEIGYRAVSIGFPVFALGGLIFAMIWAQIAWTRFWGWDPKEVWALITFLFYAAYLHLRLSRGWHGEKSAWLAVLGFAIIMFNLIFVNLVIAGLHSYA is encoded by the coding sequence ATGGCGGCAGTCAGTGAAAATCTGTTATTTGCAGCTTTTTTATTTTATTTAGCGGCAGTTCCTTTTTTTGGTGGTGCTATTAAAGGAAAAAAGAAAGAAGATGGACCGCGCATGAATAAGGCGGCACTCATTGGTATTACGCTAACTATCATCGGTTTTTTGAGTCAGTTGGGCTATTTTATTTCAAGGTGGATCGCATCTGGTCATGCACCAGTCAGTAATTTGTTTGAGTTTACAACCGCTTTTGGCATGATGCTGGTGCTTGCATTCATCATTTTATATTTTGTGTATCAAGTGTCTGTACTTGGTTTATTCACACTTCCAATCGCTTTATTGATTATTGCCTATGCAAGTATGTTCCCATCAGATATTTCACCGCTGATTCCTTCACTTCAAAGTAATTGGCTTTATATTCACGTGACAACAGCAGCACTTGGCCAAGCCATTTTATCAATCAGCTTTGTGGCAGGTGTCATCTTTCTATTAAAGCATGTGGATCAAACAAAGCCAGGGAAGAAGACGTTTGGTTTAGAGCTTGTCATGTTTATGATTGTGGTCACACTTGTATTTATCGCTGTGACGTCTATCTTTAGAATGACAGGATATGAAGCAACATTTAATTGGATCGATAAAAATAAAGAAAAAAGTGTGATGGTTTATGAACTGCCAGCTCTTGTCGGACCTCATAAAGGGGAGCTTGTGACGGAAGATCGTTTGGAGCCGATTGTTGAGCTGCCGCCTGTTTTTTCAGGTAGAAAGGTCAATACGGTGTTATGGTCATTTGGCGTAGGGCTGATCATATACGGACTCATTCGATTGATCATTCGCAAACGACTGAGCGCACTGCTTCAACCAATTGTGAAACAGGTGAACCTAGATTTAGTTGATGAAATTGGGTATAGGGCTGTTTCAATTGGTTTCCCTGTATTTGCGTTAGGCGGGCTGATCTTTGCCATGATCTGGGCGCAAATTGCATGGACTAGGTTTTGGGGCTGGGACCCGAAGGAAGTATGGGCATTGATTACATTTCTCTTTTATGCAGCCTACCTTCATCTTCGCTTGTCAAGAGGCTGGCATGGTGAGAAGTCCGCTTGGCTTGCTGTGCTCGGCTTCGCCATTATTATGTTTAATCTCATCTTTGTCAATCTTGTTATTGCGGGGCTTCATTCCTACGCATAA